GTCTGATAGCGCCATCATCATTAGCATCAATGCCGGATGATTGTTTATCAGGTTTGACAGAGCTGCTGTAACAAGTGCAATTGTCATTGAAGATTCGGCAAGAGGCATACTTTTAATCATATCGGCCATATACTTTGTCAATTCAGCTGTTATTCCCACATTGTTTAAACCATAAATCAGAATATACATAGCAAACGCAAATAGAAACACGTGCCATGGAGCCTTCGTTAGCGTTCGTCTCATCGATATCTGATACGTTTTTCGAGTGAACAGATATAGAAGCAGCACTCCTGCAATGGAAAGAAAGGATAAAGATAAACCGAGCATAGAGCTGCTTATTAAAATAATTCTCATCCCAAGAATAAAGGAGCAGATCATCAGAACGTGCTTAGGATTGATTTTTGCTGAATTAAGGGGTTTGAGGGGATGATGAAATCGGTTTGAATCCGGAGAGAATGGTTTTGAGACAAATGTTTTGGGAATACTCTTTCGCAGCAATCCGTACAAAAGAAAAGTTAAAAATACAACCCCAAGCGTAGCAGGCAGGAACATCATCCATACGTGTTCATGCAGGGACATGCCGATAATTTTGAGTGCCACTAAGTTTACGATATTACTGACTCCTATTGGTGCACTGGAAGCAGTAGCTACAAGGGCACTTGTTAAGAGAATCGGAAATTTTTCATGCTTCTTAAAAGAGGTGGCATTAAGCAATTTAATAAGCAGCGGGGTTAGAATTAAGATGCATCCATCATTATTAAAGAGCAGTGTCATTAAATAGCTAAGTCCAGCTGTCAGCCAGAAAAGTCTTGGTCCTGAATTCCTGGATAATCGAATCAGATACTCTGCCACAAGCTGGAAAAATCCAATTCTATCAAGAATCAGAGCGAGAATGAAATTAGAAATAATGGTAATCGAGGCATCTTCAATTTTAAAGTATATTTCCGCTATATCTGCCAAGGATACAATCCCTAAAAGCATAACGGTTATTGCTCCTGCACATGCATAAACAGCTTCATTCAATTTCATCGGCCTTGTTATAACGAGTATCATGGTAAAAAAGAAAACAATGGTTGCAGCGGCAAAGCCGGGTGTAACGATCATTATTTTCCTCCTCTCTCTATTTATTAAACGCTTGTCTTTTCCCATCATCCGTACTCTATTTATATGAGGCCACTTTCTTTTTGTCTGATATGAATACCTAACGCAGCAGAAATCCGCTTGAACCCGCGTGAGGCAGCTGGCCCGACTTGGCAATTGCCTGCAAAGTCCCCCTCCTATTCGGATAGATCTCCTTAAATCAAGGCTTTTTATTTACTGGCTAAGTGTCTTATATGTAAATAAACACAAAAAAACCCGTCTCCTAATTGGACGGGTCAGGTGCTTTTATAGAATGATCGCGATCAGTCCGCCTGATCCCTCGTTAATAATTCTCTCCAGCGTTTCCTTCAGCTTGTATCTTGCATTCTCCGGCATTAGAG
The Metabacillus sp. FJAT-52054 genome window above contains:
- a CDS encoding ArsB/NhaD family transporter, which gives rise to MIVTPGFAAATIVFFFTMILVITRPMKLNEAVYACAGAITVMLLGIVSLADIAEIYFKIEDASITIISNFILALILDRIGFFQLVAEYLIRLSRNSGPRLFWLTAGLSYLMTLLFNNDGCILILTPLLIKLLNATSFKKHEKFPILLTSALVATASSAPIGVSNIVNLVALKIIGMSLHEHVWMMFLPATLGVVFLTFLLYGLLRKSIPKTFVSKPFSPDSNRFHHPLKPLNSAKINPKHVLMICSFILGMRIILISSSMLGLSLSFLSIAGVLLLYLFTRKTYQISMRRTLTKAPWHVFLFAFAMYILIYGLNNVGITAELTKYMADMIKSMPLAESSMTIALVTAALSNLINNHPALMLMMMALSDLHLNPIILKASYMAIIIGSDIGSLVTPIGTLATLLWLYILKENGIKIKWKSYMKVTLLAIPLTVVVTVFFLLGWIYLNINM